The following are encoded together in the Bacillus cereus group sp. RP43 genome:
- a CDS encoding ABC transporter ATP-binding protein: MTYILKTNRLTKVFKGKEVISSVNMHVKKGEIYGFLGPNGAGKTTIMKMITNLIKPTSGDIEIFGEKLTDTSYEVLKRMGTIIEYPIFYDKLTAKENLELHCEYMGYYDKDAIDHALNLVKLHGIDNKKVKDFSLGMKQRLGIARAIMTKPELLILDEPINGLDPIGIKELRDLFKMLCKEYGITLLVSSHILGEMEQMADTIGVIQNGKLIKEVSMKSINGKQTEYIEITVPDVKRAAYILEDKLGIKNYKIMSGNMIRIYEVAATQQAISKALIMNDVEIESINKKHSSLEEYFLNVMDGEGIHA; the protein is encoded by the coding sequence ATGACATATATATTAAAAACGAACCGGTTAACGAAAGTGTTTAAAGGAAAAGAAGTTATTTCTAGTGTTAACATGCATGTGAAAAAAGGAGAGATTTACGGTTTTTTAGGACCGAACGGTGCTGGTAAAACAACGATTATGAAAATGATTACAAATTTAATAAAACCGACGAGCGGTGATATTGAAATTTTCGGTGAGAAGTTAACAGACACATCTTATGAAGTATTAAAAAGAATGGGGACAATTATTGAATATCCAATCTTTTATGATAAATTAACGGCGAAGGAAAACTTAGAATTACATTGTGAATATATGGGATATTACGATAAAGACGCAATTGACCATGCTTTAAATTTAGTGAAACTGCACGGTATAGATAATAAAAAAGTAAAAGATTTTTCATTAGGAATGAAACAACGACTCGGTATTGCAAGGGCGATCATGACAAAGCCAGAATTACTCATTTTAGATGAACCGATTAATGGTTTAGATCCAATTGGTATTAAAGAGTTACGAGACTTATTTAAAATGCTTTGCAAAGAATATGGCATTACGTTATTAGTTTCTAGTCATATTTTAGGTGAGATGGAACAAATGGCAGATACAATCGGTGTTATTCAAAATGGAAAACTAATAAAAGAAGTTTCAATGAAGAGTATTAACGGAAAACAAACAGAGTACATTGAAATCACTGTTCCTGACGTAAAACGTGCAGCTTATATTTTAGAAGATAAACTTGGTATAAAAAATTACAAAATAATGAGTGGAAACATGATTCGTATTTATGAAGTGGCGGCGACGCAGCAGGCAATTTCAAAAGCACTTATTATGAACGATGTAGAAATTGAAAGTATTAATAAGAAACATAGTTCCTTAGAAGAGTATTTCTTAAATGTAATGGATGGAGAGGGCATTCATGCCTAG
- a CDS encoding iron ABC transporter permease encodes MNKKIWSFFIVTVLLVIMTTVSAVKGSLEIGVIDLFQGIFTGTNEDVEVIKDLRFPRIIIALFTGAALAVSGVLFQAVMKNPLADAGVIGISSGASFMTLVIITLFPQFFFWTPLFAFLGGAFACYLVYAFSWKSGLSPLRIILIGIAINAMFTGLNESFVTICGYFIKSIKQTTTSNITMKTWSDVEVLVTYGSIGLILALFVGAWCNLLSLQDKTAKNLGLHVTRVRLIISAIAVLLAAVSTAIAGVIAFVGLLIPHISRQLVGSDHKVLIPFSALAGALLILTADTIGRLIVPPNEIPAATIMAVIGGPFLIFLLRKSDRVHGN; translated from the coding sequence ATGAATAAAAAAATTTGGAGTTTCTTCATCGTCACAGTATTACTAGTTATTATGACTACTGTATCCGCTGTGAAAGGTAGTTTAGAAATAGGTGTCATTGATCTTTTTCAAGGTATATTTACAGGGACAAATGAAGATGTTGAAGTCATTAAAGATTTACGTTTCCCGCGCATAATTATTGCACTTTTCACTGGAGCGGCGCTTGCTGTTTCTGGTGTGCTTTTCCAAGCAGTTATGAAAAATCCACTTGCGGATGCTGGGGTTATCGGGATATCTTCAGGGGCCAGTTTTATGACGCTTGTTATCATTACACTATTTCCTCAGTTCTTTTTCTGGACACCACTATTCGCGTTTTTAGGCGGTGCGTTTGCTTGTTATCTCGTATATGCGTTTTCTTGGAAATCAGGTTTAAGTCCGTTACGAATTATTTTAATCGGTATAGCGATAAATGCGATGTTTACTGGTTTAAATGAATCTTTCGTTACGATTTGCGGATATTTCATTAAAAGTATTAAACAGACGACAACATCTAATATAACGATGAAGACATGGAGCGATGTGGAAGTACTTGTTACATATGGATCAATCGGTCTCATTCTTGCACTGTTTGTAGGGGCATGGTGTAATTTATTATCTCTACAAGATAAAACGGCTAAAAACCTTGGACTTCACGTGACGAGGGTACGCCTTATTATTTCGGCCATTGCGGTCCTTTTAGCAGCTGTATCAACTGCGATTGCGGGCGTTATCGCTTTCGTTGGATTGCTTATCCCGCATATTTCAAGGCAACTAGTTGGATCAGATCATAAAGTACTTATTCCATTTTCAGCCCTTGCAGGTGCTTTATTAATTTTAACTGCAGATACAATTGGCAGGCTAATCGTACCGCCTAATGAAATTCCAGCGGCAACGATTATGGCAGTTATCGGTGGTCCGTTCTTAATATTCTTGCTTAGAAAGAGTGATCGAGTTCATGGAAATTAA
- a CDS encoding ABC transporter permease, with protein sequence MLRLMKLELKKFKLGWYVKRAVIANIVILALLIFVSIVAQIEGDPKIRDPQIILSMASALVRATFIIFGGVLIAKLIIDEYKSKTILLMFSYPINRKKMMASKLAITATLTFITVILSNILVVGIFFGIDSYFSILPNSFTVDQLIQEGINLIPLAIATAGISLIPLYFGMRKRSVPATIVSSIIVVLIAINNPPIFPIATFLPLQFTFAAIGVAIAYYGIKNIEKEDITV encoded by the coding sequence ATGCTACGTCTTATGAAGCTAGAATTGAAGAAGTTTAAGCTCGGATGGTATGTGAAGAGAGCGGTTATTGCGAATATCGTTATACTGGCACTACTAATCTTCGTTAGTATCGTTGCTCAAATAGAAGGGGATCCAAAAATAAGGGATCCGCAGATAATTTTGTCGATGGCTAGTGCGTTAGTAAGAGCAACATTTATTATTTTTGGTGGCGTACTAATAGCCAAGTTAATAATTGATGAATATAAAAGTAAAACAATACTACTCATGTTTTCTTATCCAATTAACCGAAAGAAAATGATGGCTAGTAAGTTGGCTATTACAGCGACATTAACATTTATAACAGTTATTTTATCGAACATTTTAGTAGTAGGAATTTTCTTTGGGATAGATAGTTATTTTTCAATTCTTCCTAATTCATTCACAGTAGATCAATTGATTCAAGAAGGGATAAATCTTATTCCTTTAGCCATTGCCACGGCAGGAATAAGCTTAATTCCTCTATATTTCGGGATGCGTAAACGTTCTGTGCCAGCTACAATCGTTTCTTCTATTATCGTTGTATTAATCGCAATTAATAACCCGCCCATATTTCCTATAGCGACGTTTCTTCCTCTTCAATTCACATTTGCAGCGATTGGAGTTGCGATTGCATATTACGGAATTAAAAATATAGAGAAGGAAGATATAACAGTATGA
- the isdG gene encoding heme oxygenase, producing MIIVTNTSKITKGDAHKLIERFNKVGKVETMPGFLGLEVLLTENTVDYDEVTISTRWNAKEDFQGWTKSTAFKDAHSHRGGLPDFIIDNKISFYDVKIVRMPIAAAQ from the coding sequence ATGATTATTGTTACAAATACATCTAAAATTACGAAAGGTGACGCACATAAATTAATTGAGCGCTTTAATAAAGTAGGTAAAGTTGAAACGATGCCTGGTTTCTTAGGATTAGAAGTTCTTCTAACTGAAAATACAGTTGATTATGACGAAGTAACGATTAGTACTCGTTGGAATGCTAAAGAAGATTTCCAAGGTTGGACGAAGAGTACAGCCTTTAAAGATGCGCATTCACATCGTGGTGGATTACCAGATTTTATTATCGATAATAAAATCTCATTCTATGATGTTAAAATTGTCCGTATGCCAATTGCTGCGGCTCAATAA
- a CDS encoding ABC transporter permease — protein sequence MFKLMKLEWKKHQLSSYFKSVAICIIAIFTVVNLMALGAKDEVDGLFSDFTQQMVLINTVIRITFIIFSSVILSRLIIDEYKNKTIQLLFMYPLQRKMLMRAKLTIVFCFCFVSTIIATFSISLLVYFVSPMMGLIETPATIGEIIAIVPATFINAFMISGISLIPLFFGMRKKSTPTTITSAVIIGMLINSNFGSGNGQVSMFNFIVIPIVLCLLGIFISYLSYRKIDKIDVA from the coding sequence ATGTTTAAATTAATGAAGCTTGAATGGAAGAAACATCAATTATCTAGTTATTTTAAAAGTGTAGCAATTTGTATTATAGCAATTTTCACCGTAGTAAACCTCATGGCGTTGGGAGCGAAAGACGAGGTAGATGGGCTATTCTCTGACTTCACGCAACAAATGGTTTTAATAAACACTGTTATTAGGATAACATTCATTATTTTTAGTTCGGTCATTTTATCACGTTTAATAATTGATGAGTATAAGAACAAAACAATACAACTATTGTTTATGTACCCACTGCAAAGAAAAATGCTAATGAGGGCGAAATTAACAATTGTTTTTTGTTTTTGTTTTGTGAGCACGATTATCGCTACTTTCAGTATTAGTTTACTCGTATATTTTGTGAGTCCAATGATGGGGCTAATTGAAACGCCAGCTACGATAGGTGAAATAATAGCTATCGTTCCAGCTACTTTTATAAATGCATTTATGATATCTGGTATAAGTTTAATTCCTTTATTTTTTGGGATGAGAAAGAAATCGACACCGACAACAATTACTTCTGCAGTAATAATTGGGATGCTAATTAATAGTAACTTTGGTTCTGGAAACGGTCAAGTAAGTATGTTTAATTTTATCGTTATCCCAATAGTGCTCTGTTTATTAGGGATTTTTATTAGTTATCTTTCATATCGTAAAATCGACAAGATTGATGTGGCGTGA
- the srtB gene encoding class B sortase produces the protein MSGKKEKKKNSFFQRILTVAFLGIFFYSVYELGGVFMDYYENRKVMAEAQDIYQRSPMEEKSSDGAVRAQFQALQKINPEIVGWITMDDTQINYPIVQAKDNDYYLYRNYKGEDMRAGSIFMDHRNDVKSQNRNTILYGHRMKDGSMFGSLKKILEEDFFMSHRKLYYDTLFEGYDVEVFSVYTTTTDFYYIETDFGSDGDYASFLEKIKERSLYKTDTKVTADDQILTLSTCDYALDPEAGRLVVHAKLVKRN, from the coding sequence TTGAGCGGCAAGAAAGAAAAGAAAAAGAATTCCTTTTTTCAAAGAATACTTACAGTTGCTTTTTTAGGCATCTTTTTCTACTCCGTGTATGAATTAGGCGGGGTGTTCATGGATTACTATGAAAATCGTAAAGTAATGGCTGAAGCACAAGATATTTATCAAAGGAGTCCGATGGAAGAAAAATCATCAGATGGAGCAGTACGTGCGCAGTTTCAAGCCTTACAAAAAATTAATCCAGAAATAGTTGGCTGGATTACGATGGATGATACGCAAATTAATTATCCGATCGTTCAAGCGAAAGATAATGATTACTATTTATACCGTAATTATAAAGGTGAAGATATGAGGGCAGGCAGTATTTTTATGGATCATCGTAACGATGTGAAATCTCAAAATCGAAATACGATTTTATACGGACATCGTATGAAAGACGGCTCTATGTTTGGGAGTCTTAAAAAAATATTAGAAGAAGATTTTTTTATGTCTCATCGCAAATTGTATTACGATACTTTGTTTGAAGGATACGATGTAGAAGTATTTTCAGTATATACAACGACAACTGATTTCTATTATATTGAAACTGATTTTGGAAGCGATGGGGACTATGCATCTTTTCTAGAAAAAATTAAGGAAAGGTCACTCTATAAAACAGATACAAAAGTGACAGCGGATGATCAAATTTTAACACTTTCTACGTGTGATTATGCACTGGATCCAGAGGCTGGTAGACTAGTCGTGCATGCGAAGTTGGTGAAAAGAAATTGA
- a CDS encoding response regulator transcription factor: MSHHILLVEDDVSIQEMVETYLIKEGFQVTIASDGEEGVNVFFKGSFDLIILDIMMPKLDGLEVVRIIREKSALPILMMSAKDTDVDKAVGLGLGADDYICKPFSMIELAARVKAGIRRSTKYSVTETTEKMIQIGDLTIDPINFTVEKNGKSLKLTLKEFEILKLFVKNQNRVFTKAQIYTLVWNEEYYGDDNVINVHMRRLREKIESDPSNPEYIKTLWGIGYKLEGM, from the coding sequence ATGTCACATCATATTTTATTAGTTGAAGATGACGTCTCAATTCAAGAGATGGTTGAAACATATTTAATAAAAGAAGGCTTTCAAGTTACAATCGCATCTGATGGAGAAGAAGGAGTTAACGTATTTTTTAAAGGTTCATTTGATTTGATTATCCTCGATATTATGATGCCAAAGTTAGATGGTTTAGAGGTTGTACGTATTATTCGGGAGAAGAGTGCACTGCCGATTTTAATGATGTCGGCAAAAGATACAGATGTTGATAAAGCTGTTGGGTTAGGACTTGGAGCAGATGATTACATTTGTAAGCCATTTTCTATGATTGAATTGGCTGCACGTGTAAAAGCAGGTATTCGGAGGTCTACGAAATATTCGGTTACAGAAACAACAGAAAAGATGATTCAGATTGGTGATTTAACAATCGATCCAATTAATTTTACTGTGGAAAAAAACGGAAAGTCGCTCAAGCTTACTTTAAAAGAATTTGAGATTTTAAAACTGTTCGTAAAGAATCAAAATCGTGTATTTACAAAAGCGCAAATATATACGTTAGTTTGGAATGAAGAGTATTACGGTGACGATAACGTTATAAATGTTCATATGAGAAGATTACGTGAGAAAATTGAAAGTGATCCATCTAATCCAGAATACATTAAAACGTTATGGGGCATCGGCTATAAGTTGGAAGGGATGTAA
- a CDS encoding class I SAM-dependent rRNA methyltransferase, translated as MRSEVTIKIKPKFIKEIKSGYPLILKDAIQNLNDVREEGTIINVVDEKNQFIGKGYYGKQNKGYGWILTRKEKEEVNQSFFESKIKSALHKRKHFYKSNDTTAFRALNGEGDGLGGLIIDYYDGYYVISWYSEGIYTFRDEIVEALQKVANFKGIYEKKRFDTKGKYIEDDDFVAGERGEFPLIVKENGVNFAVYLNDGAMVGVFLDQRNVRKQIRDKYAQGRTVLNMFSYTGAFSVFAALGGASKTTSVDLANRSLSKTIEQFSVNEIDYEAQDIIVEDVFLYFKYAAKKKMKFDMVVLDPPSFARSKKYTFSAAKDYKNLLKETIAITENNGVIVASTNCSAFDMKKFKGFIDTAFKEMNGKYKILEEHSLPEDFRTIDQFKEGDYLKVVFIEKIKG; from the coding sequence ATGCGATCTGAAGTAACTATAAAAATAAAACCGAAGTTTATAAAAGAAATTAAAAGTGGATATCCACTTATTTTAAAAGATGCAATTCAAAATTTAAATGATGTACGAGAAGAAGGAACAATCATCAATGTAGTAGATGAGAAGAACCAATTCATCGGAAAAGGCTATTATGGAAAACAAAATAAAGGGTATGGTTGGATTTTAACTAGAAAAGAGAAGGAGGAAGTGAATCAATCTTTCTTTGAAAGTAAAATCAAATCTGCTTTACATAAACGAAAACATTTTTATAAATCAAATGATACAACAGCATTTCGTGCCCTAAATGGTGAGGGTGATGGCCTTGGTGGTTTAATCATCGATTATTATGACGGTTATTATGTAATAAGTTGGTATAGTGAAGGGATTTATACTTTCCGCGATGAAATTGTAGAAGCACTCCAAAAAGTAGCGAACTTTAAAGGTATCTATGAGAAAAAGCGTTTTGATACGAAAGGGAAATACATTGAAGATGACGATTTCGTAGCAGGAGAGCGCGGTGAATTCCCGCTTATCGTAAAAGAAAACGGTGTAAACTTTGCTGTATATTTAAATGACGGGGCGATGGTGGGTGTATTTTTAGATCAGCGTAACGTTCGAAAACAAATTCGTGATAAATATGCACAAGGAAGAACTGTTTTAAATATGTTCTCTTATACAGGAGCGTTCTCTGTATTTGCAGCACTTGGCGGCGCAAGTAAAACAACAAGTGTTGACCTTGCTAATCGTAGTTTAAGTAAAACGATTGAGCAGTTCAGTGTAAATGAAATTGATTACGAAGCACAAGATATTATTGTAGAAGATGTATTTCTATATTTCAAATATGCAGCTAAGAAAAAGATGAAATTTGATATGGTGGTACTTGATCCTCCAAGTTTTGCACGCTCAAAAAAATATACGTTCAGTGCAGCGAAAGACTATAAAAATTTATTAAAAGAAACAATTGCCATTACAGAAAATAACGGTGTTATCGTTGCCTCTACAAATTGTAGCGCGTTCGATATGAAAAAATTTAAAGGCTTTATCGATACTGCATTTAAAGAAATGAACGGTAAGTATAAAATATTAGAAGAACATTCTTTACCGGAAGATTTCCGTACAATTGATCAGTTTAAAGAGGGAGACTATTTAAAAGTAGTTTTCATCGAGAAAATTAAAGGTTAA
- a CDS encoding ABC transporter ATP-binding protein, giving the protein MEIKNVTFSYDNVTDRLKSVSSEIEVGKITTIIGPNGCGKSTLLGVMSRNHDPRSGEVMLDGKAISQYKPKEFARKLAVVHQQNEAPADITVEKLTSFGRMPYKNIFSTQTDEDSEAIERALTCTRLQDKRDKPIHALSGGERQRVWIAMTLAQNTPMLFLDEPTTYLDIYYQLEILELVKELNEVHGLTIVMVLHDINQAIRYSDHIIVMKDGEIVMKGTPNDVVTEDMIKSIYGVEVVVKCDEDTGLYMVPMGI; this is encoded by the coding sequence ATGGAAATTAAAAATGTAACCTTTTCTTATGATAATGTAACGGATCGTTTAAAGTCTGTTAGTAGTGAAATAGAGGTTGGAAAAATTACAACAATTATTGGTCCAAATGGTTGTGGAAAATCAACATTACTAGGTGTTATGTCGCGAAATCATGATCCCCGTAGTGGAGAGGTAATGCTAGATGGGAAAGCTATTAGCCAGTATAAGCCGAAAGAGTTTGCTAGAAAGCTAGCGGTCGTTCATCAGCAAAATGAGGCGCCAGCAGATATTACAGTTGAGAAATTGACGAGTTTTGGGCGTATGCCATATAAAAATATTTTTTCTACACAAACGGATGAGGATAGCGAAGCAATCGAAAGAGCATTGACGTGCACGAGACTACAAGATAAGCGTGATAAGCCAATACACGCATTATCTGGTGGAGAAAGACAACGTGTTTGGATTGCGATGACTTTAGCGCAAAATACGCCCATGCTGTTTTTAGACGAACCAACGACGTATTTAGATATTTACTATCAGCTTGAAATATTAGAGTTAGTGAAAGAGTTAAATGAAGTACATGGTTTAACGATTGTTATGGTATTACATGACATTAATCAAGCAATCCGTTATAGCGATCATATTATCGTTATGAAAGATGGAGAAATAGTTATGAAAGGTACGCCAAATGATGTTGTAACAGAAGATATGATTAAGAGCATATATGGTGTAGAGGTCGTTGTGAAATGCGATGAAGATACAGGATTGTATATGGTACCAATGGGGATTTGA
- a CDS encoding YwbE family protein, which yields MNGQKRSNIAPGLEVDIVLKQDQRTGKLTRGIVKDILTNSPSHPHGIKVRLQDGQVGRVQNIIQ from the coding sequence ATGAACGGGCAAAAACGATCTAACATCGCGCCAGGTCTTGAAGTTGATATTGTATTAAAACAAGATCAACGTACAGGCAAGCTAACAAGAGGAATTGTAAAAGATATTCTAACTAACTCACCCTCTCATCCGCACGGCATTAAAGTACGATTGCAGGATGGGCAAGTTGGCAGAGTCCAAAATATCATTCAATAA
- a CDS encoding HAMP domain-containing histidine kinase produces the protein MVNLLIGIIFILLCVIYIQYKMRKTSSKNLRYTYEKLEGIVNEKTGEKLLIMTDDLELQKLLVAINHLLDAKQKTNADHAKVEISMRKMLSNISHDLKTPLTVILGYAEMLNKDKTINEEEQQVLLEKVHVKTLEVMELIHKFFDLAKLESGDKAIEMTKVNMNEVCREKILSFYDLVTKKGFHVHIDIPERNIYALGNVEVLGRVLNNLISNAITYGDDGKRLGMTLRDDETNVYIDVWDTGKGIDESHIDKVFERMYTLEDSRNRLYQGSGLGLTITKRLVEAMDGKIHLSSKPYEKTIFTVVLAKIQF, from the coding sequence ATGGTCAATCTGTTAATTGGTATTATTTTTATATTGTTATGTGTTATTTACATACAGTATAAAATGAGAAAAACTAGCAGCAAAAATTTACGGTACACATATGAAAAATTAGAAGGTATTGTAAATGAAAAAACAGGTGAGAAGTTACTCATTATGACAGATGATCTAGAATTGCAAAAGTTATTAGTGGCAATTAATCATTTATTAGATGCAAAACAGAAAACGAATGCAGATCATGCGAAAGTGGAAATTTCGATGCGAAAAATGCTTTCAAATATTTCACATGATTTAAAAACACCACTAACAGTTATTCTTGGATATGCAGAAATGTTAAATAAGGATAAAACGATAAATGAGGAAGAGCAGCAAGTACTACTTGAAAAGGTACATGTGAAAACGCTGGAAGTGATGGAACTGATTCATAAGTTTTTTGATTTGGCAAAATTAGAATCTGGTGACAAGGCAATCGAGATGACAAAAGTAAATATGAATGAAGTTTGCCGCGAGAAGATTTTATCTTTTTATGATTTAGTGACGAAGAAAGGTTTTCATGTTCATATCGATATACCAGAAAGAAATATATATGCACTTGGAAATGTAGAAGTATTGGGCAGAGTGTTGAATAATTTAATTTCAAATGCGATTACATATGGAGACGATGGAAAGAGACTCGGTATGACTTTAAGAGATGATGAAACGAACGTGTATATAGACGTATGGGATACAGGAAAAGGAATTGATGAATCTCATATTGATAAAGTGTTTGAGCGTATGTACACACTTGAAGATTCGAGAAATAGATTGTACCAAGGAAGCGGTCTAGGGTTAACGATTACGAAAAGGCTTGTGGAAGCTATGGATGGAAAAATTCATCTTTCTAGTAAGCCGTATGAAAAAACGATTTTTACAGTTGTATTAGCAAAGATACAGTTTTAG